From one Bacteroidota bacterium genomic stretch:
- the kdsA gene encoding 3-deoxy-8-phosphooctulonate synthase codes for MYPNVPHLKHTDNKNFFLIAGTCVVESEEITYQTANRLQQITNRLGIPFIFKASYRKANRTKIDSYTGIGDEIAMNILHQVGKQLHLPLLTDIHESHEAAIAAEYVDILQIPAFLCRQTDLLISAGKTNKTVNIKKGQFLAPESMKYAIQKVNEAGNDKVMLTERGTTLGYTDLVVDFRSVTVMKNFGLPVIVDITHSVQQPNQSSGVTGGRPDLIATIAKAAIATGADGIFLETHPNPAEALSDGANMLSLDKVEELLHQLVKIRHAVI; via the coding sequence ATGTACCCTAACGTCCCCCATTTAAAACATACTGACAACAAGAATTTTTTTCTTATCGCCGGAACTTGTGTAGTAGAAAGCGAAGAAATCACCTATCAAACTGCTAACCGGTTACAGCAAATAACGAATCGATTGGGGATTCCATTTATTTTCAAAGCATCCTATCGTAAGGCCAACAGAACTAAAATTGATTCTTACACAGGTATTGGAGATGAAATTGCTATGAATATATTGCATCAGGTAGGAAAACAATTGCATTTGCCTTTACTCACAGATATTCATGAAAGCCACGAAGCTGCTATAGCGGCCGAGTATGTGGACATACTTCAAATTCCTGCCTTTTTATGCAGACAAACGGATTTATTAATTTCAGCAGGTAAAACCAATAAAACCGTTAATATCAAAAAGGGACAATTCCTTGCTCCTGAATCTATGAAGTATGCCATTCAGAAAGTGAATGAAGCGGGTAATGATAAAGTAATGCTTACTGAAAGAGGAACAACATTAGGATATACTGATCTTGTAGTTGATTTCAGATCGGTGACTGTTATGAAAAATTTTGGACTACCGGTTATCGTTGATATTACTCATAGTGTTCAACAGCCCAATCAAAGTTCGGGAGTCACAGGTGGCAGACCGGATCTTATAGCCACCATCGCTAAAGCAGCAATAGCTACCGGTGCTGATGGCATTTTCCTTGAAACACATCCTAACCCGGCAGAAGCGCTTAGTGATGGTGCCAACATGCTTTCTCTAGACAAAGTGGAAGAATTGTTGCATCAACTGGTTAAAATAAGACATGCGGTCATTTAG
- a CDS encoding class I SAM-dependent rRNA methyltransferase: MTLPYPVIQLKKGKERSLLQKHPWVFSGAIHHEPSSLENGDTVQVQSFSGEYLATGHFQRGTISVRCIDFTGALIDEEFLRQKIRRCISLRKVLHLPGMETNCYRLIHGEGDEMPGLIADIYGNTIVLQTYTLGMHYLKPLLTAILPQEISTIDAIYDKSAETMNKHGNKVEQDDFLFKKSDYSANDYVIENGIKFSIDFIGGQKTGFFLDQRENRQLLTHYASGKSILNTFCYTGGFSLAALEGNAKEVNSVDSSAKAMEGLEKNLLLNNFSARHTSHTTDVMSFLKTTEEKYDILVLDPPAFAKHLNQTSNAMIGYRNLNTEGLKHIESGGLLFTFSCSQAIDKELFRKIIFQSALQAKREVKILHQLSQPPDHPVSIYHPEAEYLKGFVLMVI, encoded by the coding sequence ATGACACTACCCTATCCTGTTATTCAGTTAAAGAAAGGAAAGGAACGCTCCCTGCTCCAGAAGCATCCCTGGGTATTCAGCGGAGCTATACATCACGAACCCTCCTCACTGGAAAATGGGGATACAGTACAAGTACAATCGTTTTCCGGAGAGTATCTTGCGACGGGACATTTCCAAAGAGGGACTATCTCTGTCAGGTGCATTGATTTTACCGGAGCACTCATTGATGAAGAATTCCTTCGACAAAAAATCCGGAGATGCATTTCCTTGCGTAAGGTATTGCATCTTCCCGGTATGGAAACGAACTGTTACCGGTTAATCCATGGTGAAGGAGACGAGATGCCTGGTCTTATAGCTGATATTTATGGGAACACTATAGTGCTCCAGACCTATACATTGGGCATGCATTACCTCAAACCCTTATTAACAGCTATTCTCCCGCAGGAAATTTCCACGATAGATGCTATATATGATAAGAGCGCCGAAACCATGAACAAACATGGAAACAAGGTGGAACAAGACGATTTTCTGTTTAAAAAATCAGATTATTCGGCTAACGACTATGTTATCGAAAATGGAATTAAGTTTTCTATTGATTTTATAGGGGGACAGAAAACAGGCTTTTTCCTTGATCAGCGGGAAAATCGACAGCTTTTAACACATTACGCTAGCGGTAAAAGTATATTAAATACATTTTGTTATACAGGTGGATTTTCTTTAGCCGCGCTGGAAGGAAATGCGAAAGAAGTAAATTCTGTAGACAGCTCCGCAAAAGCAATGGAAGGATTAGAGAAAAATCTGCTGCTTAATAATTTTAGCGCCAGACATACCTCACACACTACGGACGTAATGAGCTTTCTTAAAACGACTGAAGAAAAGTATGATATCTTAGTTTTAGATCCCCCTGCATTCGCGAAGCACTTAAATCAGACCTCCAATGCAATGATTGGCTATAGAAATCTGAACACAGAGGGCCTGAAACATATTGAAAGTGGCGGACTATTGTTCACATTCAGTTGCTCACAGGCGATCGACAAAGAGTTGTTTCGAAAGATCATCTTTCAATCTGCTTTACAAGCAAAACGTGAAGTCAAAATTCTACATCAACTCAGCCAGCCGCCGGATCACCCGGTCAGTATTTATCATCCGGAAGCAGAGTATTTGAAGGGATTTGTTCTTATGGTCATTTAA
- a CDS encoding T9SS type A sorting domain-containing protein produces the protein MNSLRGLFIICLTICLHPFESAAQLCIDCGQGISGSFKASKDTSLISGNYDFDTFIIDEGVMVTISGNQPLIIRCKTDAEINGILNLSGGNGEDGIPNLTGGIGGLASAGGFNGGDGVYNNSQAILSGNNGNGPGYGSGGQTGSGAGAGFSVQGNACNLPGGISYGDSIITQLLGGSGGGGGMARTGAVSAGGGAGGGILVLKSCGSLIIGLNGGILNNGGNGGNGNINGFPGGGGSGGTIYLAAKNVEIHGIVSANGGAGGIDANNDSCYSSCSGSPGRIRIDYKDFVLDGSIFPTAYIHPLFYAGIRRAVNAKCYGTASGFIKTRANGGEKPYTFQWSKGSTADEMDELMAGTYTVTITDATGCSYTDQVSISQPSEIIPEVVSYPPTCESKNDGQLLFHASGGTPFPYQKTLFTTLWSNSSSNGIMFDITVNKKVKLKRITLSLPSSSLQQLSIFFKQGTMIGAETDSSQWQLVNSFSVTGMGNDEDTPLDISSLDELLPGRYAFYVYNHSGKINSVTSSVIGNTFNYDHILTVHDGLSRDQSASVFTASQKGAMNLAGGITYVVRQDDQFNYNFISNGINSAFNDNLPEGVHQYVISDALGCLISDTVTIPPAGKMNISLVEMKSPRCSYSTDGSIEINAIPSLNEKFCPTSIPYSLPSNGMLLNFAVAQPIKLNGFDFYTSQIGQMHLYLKSGTYVGQENSSSAWTYLGMYPVTTAGSTGITSILLNNQQTLTPGIWSIYAYSDTDLFRNLDSVTSFSNTDITFLQSMSRTGNTGAFLTSEKMNAHFAGTLRYFQTATAMSYQWNNTTHSNLINNLSGGTYTVTVTQNNECNVSKSYDLTAPDPITIKEYITPETEEEQNGSININVDGGTSPYYIQWINSGTTGNSLQQLPSGNYPVFIADSKGCIKNDTLYVNRITNPVKSEGQLAIAPNPGHGQFIVVKEVNGMEDCTLRIFDCLGRLTYKSETNILSLMTNGVNLSHYADGNYIIRVNDQDQIFNARLVIIR, from the coding sequence ATGAACTCATTAAGAGGATTATTCATCATCTGTTTAACCATTTGTCTGCACCCTTTTGAATCAGCAGCACAGCTCTGTATAGATTGTGGTCAGGGAATTTCCGGATCATTTAAAGCCAGTAAGGATACTTCTTTGATTTCAGGAAATTATGATTTCGATACTTTCATTATTGATGAAGGTGTCATGGTGACCATATCAGGCAATCAACCATTAATAATCAGATGTAAGACAGATGCTGAAATCAATGGTATTCTTAATTTAAGCGGTGGAAATGGTGAGGATGGAATACCAAATCTTACAGGCGGGATTGGCGGACTTGCCAGTGCCGGAGGTTTCAATGGTGGTGACGGAGTGTACAATAATTCACAAGCCATTTTATCCGGAAATAATGGAAACGGTCCCGGTTATGGAAGTGGGGGTCAGACAGGAAGTGGAGCCGGTGCGGGATTTTCAGTTCAAGGTAATGCCTGTAATTTACCCGGTGGGATTTCTTATGGAGATTCGATCATCACTCAGCTATTGGGAGGAAGTGGCGGCGGAGGTGGCATGGCCCGAACGGGAGCTGTTTCAGCAGGTGGTGGAGCCGGTGGAGGTATTTTAGTTCTTAAATCTTGTGGTAGCTTAATCATTGGACTTAACGGCGGCATACTCAACAACGGAGGAAATGGTGGAAACGGGAACATTAATGGCTTTCCTGGAGGTGGTGGTTCCGGTGGAACTATTTATCTCGCAGCAAAAAATGTTGAAATACATGGAATAGTGTCTGCGAATGGAGGTGCCGGTGGAATTGATGCCAACAACGATTCTTGCTACAGTAGCTGTAGCGGCTCACCCGGACGAATCAGAATTGATTACAAAGATTTTGTATTAGATGGTAGTATATTTCCTACTGCATATATCCACCCCCTGTTTTATGCCGGGATCAGACGCGCTGTGAATGCCAAATGCTATGGTACAGCAAGTGGATTCATTAAGACCAGAGCCAATGGAGGAGAAAAACCTTATACATTCCAATGGTCTAAGGGAAGCACCGCTGATGAAATGGATGAATTAATGGCGGGTACATATACTGTAACCATAACGGATGCCACAGGCTGTTCCTATACAGATCAAGTCAGCATTTCGCAACCTTCTGAAATTATTCCGGAAGTAGTTAGCTATCCTCCTACTTGTGAAAGTAAAAACGATGGACAACTCTTATTTCATGCATCAGGGGGTACTCCTTTTCCCTATCAAAAGACATTATTCACAACACTTTGGTCAAATAGTTCCAGCAACGGAATTATGTTTGATATCACCGTAAACAAAAAAGTGAAATTGAAAAGAATAACATTAAGTCTTCCCTCCTCCTCTTTGCAACAGTTAAGCATTTTCTTTAAGCAAGGAACCATGATTGGCGCAGAGACTGATTCTTCTCAATGGCAATTGGTCAATTCTTTCTCTGTAACAGGGATGGGTAATGATGAAGATACGCCTCTGGATATTTCATCATTAGATGAATTGTTGCCGGGAAGATATGCCTTCTATGTTTACAATCATTCCGGAAAAATTAACAGTGTAACGAGTTCTGTCATTGGCAATACATTCAATTATGATCATATTTTAACGGTGCATGATGGATTAAGCAGGGATCAGTCTGCCTCCGTTTTTACTGCCTCACAAAAAGGAGCAATGAATCTGGCGGGTGGAATTACGTATGTTGTGCGTCAGGATGATCAATTTAATTATAACTTTATTTCAAACGGTATAAATTCCGCTTTCAACGATAACCTTCCCGAAGGAGTTCATCAATATGTAATTTCTGATGCCCTGGGATGCCTCATTTCTGATACGGTTACCATTCCACCGGCCGGGAAAATGAATATCTCCCTCGTTGAAATGAAATCACCCCGATGCAGCTATTCTACCGATGGGTCTATCGAAATAAATGCAATCCCCTCACTCAATGAAAAATTTTGTCCGACTTCTATTCCCTATAGTCTACCTTCAAATGGAATGCTTTTAAATTTTGCTGTAGCACAACCCATCAAATTAAATGGATTTGATTTTTACACCTCGCAAATAGGACAAATGCATCTCTATCTCAAATCAGGTACATACGTCGGGCAGGAAAATAGTTCTTCCGCATGGACCTATCTTGGTATGTATCCGGTAACGACAGCTGGTTCGACAGGCATTACTTCCATCCTTCTCAATAATCAACAAACGCTTACACCGGGCATCTGGAGCATTTATGCTTATTCCGATACGGACCTGTTCAGGAATCTCGACAGTGTGACCTCGTTTAGCAATACGGATATTACTTTTCTTCAGTCCATGTCGAGAACCGGGAATACAGGTGCATTTCTGACATCAGAAAAAATGAATGCACATTTCGCCGGTACTCTACGCTATTTCCAGACTGCTACAGCTATGAGTTATCAATGGAATAATACAACCCATTCAAATTTAATAAACAATTTATCCGGTGGAACTTATACTGTTACTGTTACGCAAAACAATGAGTGCAATGTGTCTAAATCATATGATTTAACTGCTCCTGATCCTATTACTATCAAGGAATATATTACACCTGAAACCGAAGAGGAACAGAATGGAAGTATCAATATTAATGTAGATGGAGGCACCTCACCATACTACATTCAATGGATCAACAGTGGCACCACGGGTAATAGTCTACAACAACTCCCCTCCGGAAACTATCCGGTTTTTATTGCGGACAGCAAGGGGTGCATAAAGAACGACACGCTTTATGTGAACAGAATTACAAACCCTGTCAAATCGGAAGGACAGTTGGCCATTGCACCCAATCCCGGTCACGGACAATTTATAGTCGTTAAAGAAGTAAATGGAATGGAAGATTGCACATTAAGAATCTTTGATTGTTTAGGAAGGCTCACTTATAAAAGCGAAACAAACATCCTTTCACTCATGACTAATGGAGTAAACCTCTCGCATTATGCGGATGGAAACTACATTATACGTGTAAATGACCAGGACCAGATTTTCAATGCAAGACTTGTAATTATCAGGTAA
- a CDS encoding anion permease — protein MTLRNYIAFGSGFALAKGFETSGLSNWLAQNLHAFKEIPLGLMILFICVLVTIISEFASNVASIQLVLPILISLQAGFTSDPATLLVPAALAASLGFMLPIATAPNTIVFSSGYIKVKELAFIGLIIDVIGIILITVFSLYLV, from the coding sequence ATTACCTTACGAAATTATATTGCTTTTGGTAGTGGATTTGCCTTAGCCAAAGGATTTGAAACCTCCGGGTTAAGTAACTGGCTGGCGCAAAATCTACATGCCTTTAAAGAAATACCTTTGGGATTAATGATTTTATTTATTTGTGTGTTGGTCACTATCATCAGTGAGTTTGCATCCAATGTTGCCAGCATTCAGTTGGTTTTACCTATACTAATTTCCTTACAAGCGGGATTCACTTCTGATCCTGCTACCCTTCTTGTTCCTGCTGCATTGGCTGCCTCACTCGGATTTATGCTACCCATCGCTACGGCGCCCAATACGATAGTATTTTCAAGCGGTTATATTAAAGTTAAGGAGCTGGCATTTATAGGATTAATCATTGATGTGATTGGAATTATTTTAATTACAGTTTTTAGTTTGTATTTAGTATAG
- a CDS encoding anion permease, which yields MSEESTEVKKVKNRWPLVVGPFIFIICTFLPSPDSYYPTVMLMVGITLWVALWWLTEITHIAVTSFLPFILIPATGIADIKVIAAQYMDPILFLFIGGFMIAFSIEKWGLHRRLALGILSSTGKSSSSILFGIMFTTYFMSMWISNTATVMMLISAVLAVILHLKNHIPDKEVHRKISSALLIGLAYSASIGGMATLVGTPTNMIFFRAYNEKFASEHPINFINWMSFAFPMSLVLLVFTFLVLRYIYLRHIASVPFDPIIFKTDKLKLGKWTTDEKVVAFLFILTALLWFTRADLQIGATTLKGWASLFPYPTQITDSTVAVTVALLLFLIPSQTEKGRNLLSWNEASKLPYEIILLLVVDLP from the coding sequence ATGTCAGAAGAAAGTACAGAAGTAAAAAAGGTAAAGAACAGATGGCCATTGGTTGTGGGCCCCTTCATTTTTATTATTTGTACTTTTTTGCCATCACCTGATTCCTATTATCCAACCGTGATGTTAATGGTAGGGATAACCCTATGGGTTGCTCTATGGTGGTTAACCGAAATAACCCATATTGCGGTGACATCTTTTTTGCCTTTCATCCTGATTCCTGCAACAGGCATTGCCGATATCAAAGTGATAGCGGCCCAATACATGGATCCCATACTATTCCTTTTTATAGGAGGATTTATGATAGCTTTCTCCATTGAAAAATGGGGCTTGCACCGAAGGCTGGCATTGGGAATTCTTTCCTCTACAGGGAAGTCGAGTTCCAGCATTTTGTTCGGTATAATGTTTACCACCTATTTTATGTCGATGTGGATATCGAATACGGCTACTGTAATGATGTTGATTTCGGCTGTACTGGCTGTTATACTTCATTTGAAAAATCATATTCCCGATAAGGAAGTCCACCGGAAAATCTCCTCTGCTTTATTAATTGGTCTCGCCTACTCCGCAAGTATTGGTGGAATGGCTACGCTGGTAGGCACGCCCACCAACATGATATTTTTCAGAGCCTACAATGAAAAATTTGCTTCCGAACATCCTATTAACTTCATCAACTGGATGTCCTTTGCCTTTCCCATGTCACTGGTATTATTGGTGTTTACCTTTCTTGTATTGCGTTATATTTATTTGCGACATATTGCATCCGTTCCTTTTGACCCTATCATTTTCAAGACTGATAAACTCAAATTAGGCAAATGGACTACTGATGAAAAAGTCGTTGCTTTCCTGTTTATCCTGACTGCACTATTGTGGTTTACGCGGGCAGATCTTCAAATCGGTGCAACTACTTTAAAAGGATGGGCTTCTCTATTTCCATACCCTACGCAGATCACGGACAGCACTGTGGCAGTCACAGTGGCTTTGTTATTGTTTCTCATTCCCTCACAAACGGAAAAGGGAAGAAATTTATTAAGCTGGAACGAGGCTTCTAAATTACCTTACGAAATTATATTGCTTTTGGTAGTGGATTTGCCTTAG
- a CDS encoding MarR family transcriptional regulator, protein MSKTINEEIQQQKFRNHHQLIQLNILFTAGWIQNKHLQILKQYGLSHQQYNVLRILKGTYPQTLNLGQIKAKMLDRMSDTSRVVNRLFTIGLLSRTTDSKDRRVAKIKISDKGLKLLKEMEKEETHLDSITNQISREEALELSQLLDKLRNKDNS, encoded by the coding sequence ATGAGCAAGACCATTAACGAAGAAATACAGCAGCAGAAATTTCGGAACCATCACCAATTGATTCAGTTGAATATTCTTTTCACGGCGGGATGGATTCAAAATAAACATTTGCAGATTTTGAAGCAATATGGGTTGAGTCATCAGCAATATAATGTACTTCGAATTTTAAAAGGGACCTATCCTCAAACACTCAATCTCGGCCAAATAAAAGCAAAAATGCTGGACCGGATGAGTGATACCAGCAGAGTGGTCAACCGACTTTTTACCATTGGACTGCTTTCCAGAACAACAGACAGTAAGGACAGACGCGTTGCTAAAATAAAAATATCCGACAAGGGACTTAAGCTCTTAAAGGAGATGGAGAAGGAAGAGACACATCTCGATAGCATTACCAATCAAATCTCCAGAGAAGAAGCATTGGAGTTGAGTCAACTTTTGGATAAATTGCGTAATAAGGATAATTCTTAA
- a CDS encoding polyisoprenoid-binding protein, giving the protein MKKNILTLLFLATTAMASAQNTTWNIDASHTNVKFTITHLVISEVEGSFRAFDGKVTSTSPDFNNANIEFTVDVKSIDTDNEDRDKHLKSDDFFNAEKFPQMVFKSTSFKKTEGKNYVLTGDLTIRDVTKKVTFDVTYGGTVKDPWGNTKAGFKAKSKINRKDYKLMWGAVTEAGGMVVSDEVEIAINLELSQAK; this is encoded by the coding sequence ATGAAGAAAAACATTCTTACTCTCCTATTCCTTGCAACAACTGCAATGGCATCAGCACAGAACACTACCTGGAATATTGACGCATCACACACTAATGTTAAATTCACCATTACGCATTTGGTGATTTCAGAAGTGGAAGGTTCCTTCCGCGCCTTTGATGGAAAAGTTACAAGTACATCACCTGATTTCAACAATGCCAATATCGAATTTACTGTGGATGTGAAATCCATTGATACTGACAATGAAGACCGTGACAAACACTTAAAGTCTGATGATTTTTTCAATGCTGAAAAATTTCCCCAAATGGTATTCAAAAGCACATCCTTCAAAAAAACAGAAGGTAAAAACTATGTATTAACAGGAGATTTAACTATCAGGGATGTAACGAAGAAAGTAACTTTTGACGTAACATATGGTGGTACTGTAAAAGATCCATGGGGCAATACAAAGGCCGGTTTTAAAGCGAAAAGCAAAATCAACAGAAAGGACTATAAGTTGATGTGGGGAGCAGTGACTGAAGCAGGTGGTATGGTAGTAAGTGATGAAGTGGAAATCGCCATCAATCTGGAACTTTCACAGGCCAAGTAA
- a CDS encoding phage holin family protein, which translates to MEDQTFSSFGRDLRKELSAYVEARIEYGKLVAYEKMAKAMASATSVLILAAFGFFTFFFISITLALYLGRWLNDELLGFAIVSGFDLLVFILFLSYKEKIEQSMMQKIIEQLLKEKQKDENSSHETTGKTTY; encoded by the coding sequence ATGGAAGATCAAACATTCAGTAGTTTCGGACGTGATTTAAGGAAAGAGCTATCCGCTTATGTCGAAGCCCGTATTGAATATGGGAAGCTGGTTGCCTATGAGAAAATGGCAAAAGCAATGGCATCAGCCACCAGTGTTTTAATACTCGCTGCATTTGGATTCTTTACTTTCTTTTTCATTTCTATTACCCTGGCTCTTTATTTGGGTAGATGGCTAAATGATGAACTATTGGGGTTTGCCATAGTTTCCGGATTTGACTTACTCGTTTTTATTTTATTTCTCAGTTATAAGGAGAAAATAGAACAAAGTATGATGCAAAAAATCATAGAACAATTATTAAAGGAAAAGCAAAAAGACGAAAATTCATCCCATGAAACCACTGGAAAAACTACATATTGA
- a CDS encoding YtxH domain-containing protein produces MERKSGLILSFIVGAAVGAAIGYLMVSGKSEELLADVKEAANKVKDEFDKQMGKGKEFIDDINAMHEKKV; encoded by the coding sequence ATGGAACGGAAATCAGGATTGATACTCTCCTTCATCGTTGGAGCGGCTGTTGGTGCTGCTATTGGATATCTCATGGTGAGTGGCAAATCCGAAGAACTATTAGCGGATGTCAAAGAAGCTGCCAATAAGGTAAAAGATGAGTTTGATAAGCAGATGGGGAAAGGAAAAGAGTTTATTGACGATATAAATGCAATGCACGAAAAAAAGGTTTAG
- a CDS encoding glycosyltransferase family 9 protein, translated as MCRLYPSAEIDVLVRKGNESLLENNPAIHQVLIWDKKSNKSLNLLNILKTIRSHQYDIVINLQRFLSTGFLTAFSGAKEKIGFSKNPLSSLFTSRIVHEIDSKQITHETGRNLKLIEKFGAKSQLRPSLFPSGDDFKTVESFKVGSYFCLAPTSVWFTKQMPAKKWNELIQLLRQKRPDSPIYLLGGPADLTACENIKSNSPSSNLINLAGKLTFLQTAALMKDATMNYVNDSAPLHITSAMNAPVVAFYCSTIPAFGFGPLSDNSKIIEVNGLPCRPCGLHGHRQCPEGHFKCGFDLDLNKAMA; from the coding sequence ATGTGTCGTCTTTACCCCTCTGCTGAAATCGATGTGTTGGTACGAAAGGGAAACGAATCACTTCTGGAAAACAATCCTGCGATTCACCAAGTACTGATTTGGGATAAAAAGAGTAATAAGAGTTTAAATTTACTAAACATTTTGAAGACGATAAGAAGTCATCAATATGATATCGTTATCAATCTGCAACGATTTCTTTCCACCGGTTTTTTAACAGCATTTAGCGGTGCAAAAGAAAAGATTGGATTCAGTAAAAATCCTCTATCCTCTCTATTTACGAGTAGAATTGTTCATGAAATTGATTCGAAGCAGATCACTCATGAAACCGGACGAAATCTAAAATTAATAGAGAAATTCGGCGCAAAAAGTCAGTTGCGCCCTTCCTTATTTCCTTCCGGAGATGACTTTAAAACAGTTGAATCATTTAAAGTCGGATCTTATTTTTGTTTAGCACCAACTTCTGTATGGTTCACTAAGCAGATGCCGGCTAAAAAATGGAATGAACTCATCCAATTGCTTCGTCAGAAACGTCCGGATTCTCCAATTTATCTTCTGGGAGGACCTGCAGATTTAACAGCCTGTGAGAACATTAAAAGCAATAGCCCTTCATCAAACCTTATAAACCTCGCAGGGAAACTCACTTTTCTTCAAACGGCAGCGTTGATGAAGGATGCTACAATGAATTATGTAAATGATTCTGCTCCTCTGCATATTACTTCAGCAATGAACGCCCCGGTGGTCGCTTTTTATTGCAGTACAATTCCGGCATTTGGTTTTGGCCCATTGTCTGACAATTCCAAAATTATTGAAGTCAATGGATTACCCTGTCGGCCTTGCGGATTACATGGACATAGGCAATGTCCGGAAGGTCACTTTAAATGCGGATTTGATCTTGATTTAAACAAAGCCATGGCGTGA
- a CDS encoding zf-HC2 domain-containing protein, translated as MNNQDSDINIYGSCLSREEMVQYLNGKLSDSEQHRIENHLLECELCEDAMTGLEGMADKSQITAIDDQLHTEIDVLLRGEKEEKVKVLFPWRMAAAFALLVVSTAVLFLILPKKDEMELFTQEFKPYPAPLDSVVLQTPGTVLSEKELSLNQEPSPSNQPVKKVPIKDTEQSTTEEADRTTPAEDVADYNQRAVAAQEEKMALSDREDDRTKSESLSKADSLTAVRQPASAANEYSNVPDQNAGATAVMKEQVEITSAKKSRSQAAPASSAPQRAEDESGYRAGLVAYQQQNYQEAIKYLGQSNHPEAIFISDFPIYPSTTRIQPSPIWKSTCNPEIKNMRKPPGGTVHYPL; from the coding sequence ATGAATAATCAGGATTCAGATATCAATATATACGGTTCCTGTTTGAGCCGGGAAGAGATGGTGCAGTATCTAAACGGCAAACTATCCGATTCCGAGCAGCATCGTATTGAAAATCATTTGCTTGAATGCGAGCTTTGTGAAGATGCGATGACCGGACTTGAGGGAATGGCAGACAAAAGTCAAATAACTGCAATTGATGATCAGCTCCATACTGAAATTGATGTGCTGTTACGTGGCGAAAAAGAAGAAAAAGTCAAGGTGCTTTTCCCCTGGAGAATGGCGGCTGCATTCGCATTATTAGTGGTGAGTACGGCAGTCTTATTTCTTATACTGCCCAAAAAGGATGAAATGGAATTGTTTACCCAGGAATTTAAACCTTATCCTGCACCCCTAGATTCAGTAGTCCTTCAGACTCCGGGAACTGTCCTTTCTGAAAAGGAATTAAGTTTAAATCAAGAGCCATCACCTTCAAATCAGCCGGTGAAAAAGGTGCCCATCAAAGATACAGAGCAAAGTACGACGGAGGAAGCTGATAGGACAACTCCAGCAGAAGATGTAGCGGATTACAATCAACGTGCTGTTGCAGCGCAAGAAGAAAAAATGGCACTTTCGGACAGAGAAGATGATAGGACTAAAAGTGAATCCCTTAGCAAGGCAGATAGCCTTACAGCGGTGAGGCAGCCTGCTAGTGCTGCGAATGAATATAGCAATGTTCCGGATCAAAATGCCGGAGCAACAGCAGTAATGAAAGAGCAGGTTGAAATTACTTCAGCAAAAAAATCAAGAAGTCAAGCAGCTCCTGCCAGTTCCGCACCTCAACGTGCAGAAGACGAATCCGGCTATCGCGCAGGACTAGTAGCCTATCAGCAACAAAATTACCAGGAAGCCATAAAGTACTTAGGACAAAGCAATCATCCTGAAGCCATCTTTATCTCGGACTTTCCTATTTATCCATCGACAACCCGCATTCAGCCATCACCCATTTGGAAAAGTACCTGCAATCCGGAGATAAAAAATATGAGGAAGCCGCCTGGTGGTACTGTGCATTATCCTTTATGA